In Flavivirga abyssicola, the following are encoded in one genomic region:
- a CDS encoding toxin-antitoxin system YwqK family antitoxin codes for MKHVIVNTNEHLELINGVMFFNEIPLTGNIMSYYENHKVKSDIQYDKGKKHGYEKHWYENGLKKIERRYFEGFKTALHKGWWPDGKLKFEYHFNKKGEYDGVIKEWYKTGQLFRDFKYMAGKEVGSQRLWKVNGTIKANYEVVNGERFGLIGLKKCYTVTANNNEIK; via the coding sequence ATGAAGCATGTAATAGTTAATACTAATGAACACTTAGAACTAATAAATGGGGTTATGTTTTTTAATGAAATTCCTTTAACAGGTAATATAATGTCTTATTATGAAAACCATAAAGTTAAGTCAGATATTCAGTATGATAAAGGGAAAAAGCATGGGTATGAGAAGCATTGGTATGAGAATGGTTTAAAAAAAATAGAACGCAGGTATTTTGAAGGTTTTAAAACGGCGTTGCATAAAGGATGGTGGCCAGATGGTAAACTAAAGTTTGAATACCATTTTAATAAAAAAGGGGAGTACGATGGTGTGATTAAGGAGTGGTACAAAACTGGGCAATTATTTAGGGATTTTAAGTATATGGCAGGTAAGGAAGTTGGCAGTCAACGCCTTTGGAAAGTAAACGGTACTATTAAAGCTAATTATGAAGTGGTTAACGGAGAACGATTTGGTTTAATAGGTTTAAAAAAGTGTTATACAGTAACAGCAAATAACAATGAAATAAAATGA
- a CDS encoding SCO family protein, producing MRYSIILVLIFTIISCKNKQEESNNITKLPYFNSTDFTPEWDKATHKIPEFSFTNQNGEVVTNITYKNKIYIADFFFTSCPGICPKLTKNMGDLQKTYMNDEDIMLLSHTVMPWKDSVSVLKDYAKKYDINATKWHLVTGDKDALYNIARTGYFADEDFMKTQDESDFIHTENFVLIDKQGYIRGVYNGTLEIDVERLKRHIAILKLRG from the coding sequence ATGAGATATTCTATTATACTAGTGTTAATTTTTACCATTATATCTTGTAAAAACAAACAAGAAGAAAGTAATAATATAACTAAGTTACCTTATTTTAATAGTACAGATTTTACTCCGGAATGGGATAAAGCAACGCATAAAATTCCAGAGTTTTCTTTTACCAATCAAAATGGAGAAGTCGTTACTAATATAACTTATAAGAATAAGATTTATATAGCTGATTTCTTCTTTACTAGTTGTCCCGGTATTTGTCCAAAACTTACCAAAAATATGGGAGATCTTCAGAAAACATACATGAATGATGAGGATATTATGCTGCTTTCGCATACCGTAATGCCTTGGAAAGATTCAGTTTCTGTTTTAAAAGATTATGCTAAAAAGTATGATATAAATGCTACAAAGTGGCATTTAGTAACCGGAGATAAAGATGCATTGTACAATATTGCTAGAACAGGCTATTTTGCAGATGAAGATTTTATGAAAACACAAGATGAAAGTGATTTTATACACACTGAAAATTTTGTTTTAATAGATAAACAAGGCTATATAAGGGGTGTTTATAATGGAACTTTAGAAATAGATGTAGAACGGTTAAAACGACATATCGCTATTTTGAAATTAAGGGGATGA